The Streptomyces sp. NBC_01268 genome window below encodes:
- a CDS encoding nuclear transport factor 2 family protein encodes MEQGDFDGITDLWLDDGATPISCVHPGWPVLSGRGEVLRSYALIMANTDYIQFFLTDVEVSLASDVAVVTCTENILSGGPAEDGASLGPLVGQLVVATNVFRRTSEGWKVWSHHGSPVIPETDDDDTDRATGPAD; translated from the coding sequence ATGGAACAGGGCGACTTCGACGGCATCACCGACCTCTGGCTCGACGACGGCGCCACACCCATCTCCTGCGTCCACCCCGGCTGGCCCGTCCTGTCCGGCCGCGGCGAGGTGCTCCGCTCGTACGCGCTGATCATGGCCAACACCGACTACATCCAGTTCTTCCTCACCGACGTCGAGGTCTCCCTCGCCTCCGACGTGGCGGTCGTCACGTGCACCGAGAACATCCTCAGCGGCGGCCCCGCCGAGGACGGCGCCTCCCTCGGCCCCCTCGTCGGACAGCTCGTCGTCGCCACCAACGTCTTCCGCCGCACGTCGGAGGGGTGGAAGGTCTGGTCCCACCACGGCTCCCCGGTGATCCCCGAGACCGACGACGACGACACCGACCGCGCCACGGGCCCCGCCGACTGA
- the folB gene encoding dihydroneopterin aldolase — protein sequence MDRVALRGLKARGHHGVFPKEREEGQTFIVDLTLGLDTRAAAAGDDLTKTVHYGVVAEEVVDVVQGEPVDLIETLAERIAQQCLKHAGVQEVEVVVHKPDAPITVPFDDVTVTITRSRA from the coding sequence GTGGATCGTGTCGCGCTGCGCGGCCTCAAGGCCCGAGGACACCACGGCGTCTTCCCCAAGGAGCGCGAGGAAGGCCAGACCTTCATCGTCGACCTCACCCTCGGCCTGGACACCCGCGCCGCCGCCGCCGGCGACGACCTGACGAAGACCGTGCACTACGGCGTGGTCGCCGAAGAGGTCGTCGACGTCGTCCAGGGCGAGCCCGTGGACCTCATCGAGACGCTCGCCGAGCGGATCGCCCAGCAGTGCCTCAAGCACGCCGGCGTCCAGGAGGTCGAGGTCGTCGTCCACAAGCCGGACGCGCCCATCACGGTCCCCTTCGACGACGTGACCGTCACCATCACCCGGAGCCGCGCATGA